Proteins from a single region of Nerophis ophidion isolate RoL-2023_Sa linkage group LG08, RoL_Noph_v1.0, whole genome shotgun sequence:
- the si:dkey-94f20.4 gene encoding synembryn-A isoform X2, whose product MVVDVEGIIRCIRHRDESDVHTQLQEFNREYAQCFFFDAEERDRRKFRKNKVRDCADSDSDCDENDQEDRGLLLRQSLAVVLVRFIRTGVHCHLLRIALRTLRILSRDKRVLGPLVTDSALLTLAKLAGLSTSESNDDASGPDSDFYDNIMSSLSEVKAPMCCGDGSDDDVNDLNEECSAFEDDAKSDVSASNYSDADTISWPGSHRPSIIEMHRGSVHHKELERGRKDRRESKMEGNDEDEEDGTSVEEMQNKEALKVLCNVVYNSTWAQERFSALRLISGLKERLSSRITHPAPSSVQFYELRLTFLITALRPELSAQLQQEGGVSILSAALEDYLEVQWKEQYDCVLDPAAPPISLEASQRIIEILKILFNITHRAHGHAPSEADAALYRHLVAILRLCMMRKCMLPEDTDELQGHTINLLSALPLQCLDVLLMVPLEPDSEQCQGFNMDCVHTLLLFMERRLESGDRVKEKLTPILNLLTESCRAHKETRHYIRKYILPPLRDVSQRPEDGCTVKSRLVRLMTNLDTDVKHCAADLIFVLCKENVRRFVKYTGYGNAAGLLATRGLLGGPTSRTSCSNTLYSSDSDSDTEEYRQVKDRINPVTGRVEREQTDPMEGMTEEEKEEEAKRLIQLFNKLSRDNIIQPMGVDAEGKLVPMAGLRENSLIEESASDTDEKEKDSNQ is encoded by the exons ATGGTCGTGGACGTGGAGGGGATTATTCGGTGCATCAGGCACAGGGATGAGAGTGACGTTCACACTCAGCTGCAGGAGTTCAACAGAGAG TATGCCCAGTGTTTCTTCTTTGACGCAGAGGAGAGAGACCGGAGGAAA TTTAGGAAAAATAAAGTAAGAGATTGTGCAGATTCTGACTCTGATTGTGACGAGAATGACCAAGAGGACCGGGGTCTCCTCCTCAGACAG AGTTTGGCTGTGGTGCTGGTGAGGTTTATAAGAACTGGAGTGCACTGCCATCTGCTAAGAATTGCACTCCGCACCCTTAGGATCCTCTCCAGAGACAAGAGGGTCCTGGGCCCTTTGGTGACCGACAGCGCTCTCTTGACTCTGGCTAAACTGGCAGGACTGAGCACGAGTGAATCAAACGATGACGCCAGCGGCCCCGACTCTGATTTCTACGACAACATCATGTCCTCTCTCTCTGAGGTCAAAGCACCGATGTGTTGCGGCGATGGTAGTGACGATGATGTCAATGACCTAAATGAAGAGTGCTCTGCATTTGAAGACGATGCAAAGAGTGACGTCAGCGCCTCCAACTACAGCGACGCGGACACTATTAGCTGGCCCGGAAGCCACAGGCCCAGCATTATTGAAATGCACAGAGGCAGCGTGCATCACAAGGAGCTGGAGCGAGGGAGGAAGGACCGTCGTGAGAGCAAGATGGAGGGCAACGATGAAGATGAGGAGGATGGGACATCAGTAGAGGAGATGCAGAACAAGGAGGCTTTGAAGGTGTTATGTAATGTGGTGTACAACAGCACCTGGGCACAGGAGAGGTTCAGCGCACTCAG GCTAATAAGCGGCCTCAAAGAGCGCCTCTCCTCCAGGATCACTCACCCAGCTCCCTCCAGTGTTCAGTTCTATGAATTACGACTTACCTTCCTCATCACTGCACTGCGACCTGAACTCAGCGCTCAGCTTCAGCAG GAGGGAGGCGTCTCCATCCTCTCAGCGGCCCTGGAGGACTACCTGGAGGTGCAGTGGAAGGAGCAGTATGACTGCGTGCTGGACCCGGCGGCGCCACCTATTTCTCTGGAGGCCTCTCAGCGCATCATCGAGATcctgaaaatccttttcaacatcaCACACAGAGCCCATGGACATGCGCCGAGCGAG GCTGATGCAGCACTATACCGACATCTAGTGGCAATCCTGCGTCTCTGCATGATGAGGAAGTGCATGTTGCCCGAGGACACAGATGAACTGCAAGG TCATACGATCAACCTGTTATCGGCGCTGCCTCTCCAGTGTCTGGATGTTCTCCTGATGGTGCCATTGGAGCCCGACTCTGAGCAGTGCCAGGGGTTCAACATGGACTGTGTCCACACCCTGCTGCTATTCATGGAGAGACGCTTGGAATCA GGGGACAGAGTCAAAGAGAAACTAACTCCAATTCTCAATCTGCTGACAGAAAGCTGTCGGGCCCACAAAGAAACGCGCCATTACATTCGGAAATat ATCCTGCCTCCTCTGAGAGATGTTTCTCAGAGGCCAGAGGACGGGTGCACTGTAAAAAGTCGGCTGGTCCGTCTCATGACAAACCTGGACACGGACGTCAAACATTGCGCTGCCGACCTTATTTTTGTCCTCTGCAAGGAAAACG TGAGGCGATTTGTGAAGTACACAGGCTACGGCAACGCGGCGGGACTCCTCGCCACCAGAGGCTTGCTGGGTGGACCCACGTCCAGAACCTCCTGCAGCAACACCCTGTACTCCAGCGACTCCGATTCTGACACTGAGGAGTACCGACAGGTTAAAGACCGCATCAACCCGGTCACTGGGAGAGTGGAGCGGGAGCAGACCGACCCCATGGAGGGCATGacggaggaggagaaggaggaggaagcTAAGAGGCTCATTCAACTCTTCAACAAGCTGTCCAG GGATAACATTATTCAGCCAATGGGAGTGGATGCAGAAGGAAAGCTGGTACCGATGGCGGGACTGAGGGAGAACAGTCTCATTGAAGAGTCGGCGTCAGACACGGATGAAAAAGAGAAGGACTCAAATCAATGA
- the si:dkey-94f20.4 gene encoding synembryn-A isoform X1 has product MVVDVEGIIRCIRHRDESDVHTQLQEFNREYAQCFFFDAEERDRRKQRKLEEFRKNKVRDCADSDSDCDENDQEDRGLLLRQSLAVVLVRFIRTGVHCHLLRIALRTLRILSRDKRVLGPLVTDSALLTLAKLAGLSTSESNDDASGPDSDFYDNIMSSLSEVKAPMCCGDGSDDDVNDLNEECSAFEDDAKSDVSASNYSDADTISWPGSHRPSIIEMHRGSVHHKELERGRKDRRESKMEGNDEDEEDGTSVEEMQNKEALKVLCNVVYNSTWAQERFSALRLISGLKERLSSRITHPAPSSVQFYELRLTFLITALRPELSAQLQQEGGVSILSAALEDYLEVQWKEQYDCVLDPAAPPISLEASQRIIEILKILFNITHRAHGHAPSEADAALYRHLVAILRLCMMRKCMLPEDTDELQGHTINLLSALPLQCLDVLLMVPLEPDSEQCQGFNMDCVHTLLLFMERRLESGDRVKEKLTPILNLLTESCRAHKETRHYIRKYILPPLRDVSQRPEDGCTVKSRLVRLMTNLDTDVKHCAADLIFVLCKENVRRFVKYTGYGNAAGLLATRGLLGGPTSRTSCSNTLYSSDSDSDTEEYRQVKDRINPVTGRVEREQTDPMEGMTEEEKEEEAKRLIQLFNKLSRDNIIQPMGVDAEGKLVPMAGLRENSLIEESASDTDEKEKDSNQ; this is encoded by the exons ATGGTCGTGGACGTGGAGGGGATTATTCGGTGCATCAGGCACAGGGATGAGAGTGACGTTCACACTCAGCTGCAGGAGTTCAACAGAGAG TATGCCCAGTGTTTCTTCTTTGACGCAGAGGAGAGAGACCGGAGGAAA CAAAGGAAGCTGGAAGAG TTTAGGAAAAATAAAGTAAGAGATTGTGCAGATTCTGACTCTGATTGTGACGAGAATGACCAAGAGGACCGGGGTCTCCTCCTCAGACAG AGTTTGGCTGTGGTGCTGGTGAGGTTTATAAGAACTGGAGTGCACTGCCATCTGCTAAGAATTGCACTCCGCACCCTTAGGATCCTCTCCAGAGACAAGAGGGTCCTGGGCCCTTTGGTGACCGACAGCGCTCTCTTGACTCTGGCTAAACTGGCAGGACTGAGCACGAGTGAATCAAACGATGACGCCAGCGGCCCCGACTCTGATTTCTACGACAACATCATGTCCTCTCTCTCTGAGGTCAAAGCACCGATGTGTTGCGGCGATGGTAGTGACGATGATGTCAATGACCTAAATGAAGAGTGCTCTGCATTTGAAGACGATGCAAAGAGTGACGTCAGCGCCTCCAACTACAGCGACGCGGACACTATTAGCTGGCCCGGAAGCCACAGGCCCAGCATTATTGAAATGCACAGAGGCAGCGTGCATCACAAGGAGCTGGAGCGAGGGAGGAAGGACCGTCGTGAGAGCAAGATGGAGGGCAACGATGAAGATGAGGAGGATGGGACATCAGTAGAGGAGATGCAGAACAAGGAGGCTTTGAAGGTGTTATGTAATGTGGTGTACAACAGCACCTGGGCACAGGAGAGGTTCAGCGCACTCAG GCTAATAAGCGGCCTCAAAGAGCGCCTCTCCTCCAGGATCACTCACCCAGCTCCCTCCAGTGTTCAGTTCTATGAATTACGACTTACCTTCCTCATCACTGCACTGCGACCTGAACTCAGCGCTCAGCTTCAGCAG GAGGGAGGCGTCTCCATCCTCTCAGCGGCCCTGGAGGACTACCTGGAGGTGCAGTGGAAGGAGCAGTATGACTGCGTGCTGGACCCGGCGGCGCCACCTATTTCTCTGGAGGCCTCTCAGCGCATCATCGAGATcctgaaaatccttttcaacatcaCACACAGAGCCCATGGACATGCGCCGAGCGAG GCTGATGCAGCACTATACCGACATCTAGTGGCAATCCTGCGTCTCTGCATGATGAGGAAGTGCATGTTGCCCGAGGACACAGATGAACTGCAAGG TCATACGATCAACCTGTTATCGGCGCTGCCTCTCCAGTGTCTGGATGTTCTCCTGATGGTGCCATTGGAGCCCGACTCTGAGCAGTGCCAGGGGTTCAACATGGACTGTGTCCACACCCTGCTGCTATTCATGGAGAGACGCTTGGAATCA GGGGACAGAGTCAAAGAGAAACTAACTCCAATTCTCAATCTGCTGACAGAAAGCTGTCGGGCCCACAAAGAAACGCGCCATTACATTCGGAAATat ATCCTGCCTCCTCTGAGAGATGTTTCTCAGAGGCCAGAGGACGGGTGCACTGTAAAAAGTCGGCTGGTCCGTCTCATGACAAACCTGGACACGGACGTCAAACATTGCGCTGCCGACCTTATTTTTGTCCTCTGCAAGGAAAACG TGAGGCGATTTGTGAAGTACACAGGCTACGGCAACGCGGCGGGACTCCTCGCCACCAGAGGCTTGCTGGGTGGACCCACGTCCAGAACCTCCTGCAGCAACACCCTGTACTCCAGCGACTCCGATTCTGACACTGAGGAGTACCGACAGGTTAAAGACCGCATCAACCCGGTCACTGGGAGAGTGGAGCGGGAGCAGACCGACCCCATGGAGGGCATGacggaggaggagaaggaggaggaagcTAAGAGGCTCATTCAACTCTTCAACAAGCTGTCCAG GGATAACATTATTCAGCCAATGGGAGTGGATGCAGAAGGAAAGCTGGTACCGATGGCGGGACTGAGGGAGAACAGTCTCATTGAAGAGTCGGCGTCAGACACGGATGAAAAAGAGAAGGACTCAAATCAATGA